One region of Actinomycetota bacterium genomic DNA includes:
- the istB gene encoding IS21-like element helper ATPase IstB: MTALTADRVRDHATRLGLTHLAEMITGLVDRAETAQLGYLDFIDLLLQEELGLREGRRFRNALKLSGLPHHKTLDEFDFAFQPGLDPRKIRDLATLEFIRQRSNVALLGPPGVGKTMLAVALAVTACQAGFSIYFTTLDDLVRRLRAAEATGRFNRQLQAYLRPSVLVCDEVGYLPLDRTEANMVFQLVSRRYERGTMIITSNKSFTEWGQVLGDDVLATAILDRLLHHCDVITINGPSYRLKDRLTLVTGGETVP; the protein is encoded by the coding sequence GTGACCGCGCTGACCGCCGACCGGGTCCGCGACCACGCCACCCGGCTCGGCCTGACCCACCTCGCCGAGATGATCACCGGCCTGGTCGACCGCGCCGAGACCGCCCAGCTCGGCTACCTCGACTTCATCGACCTCCTCCTGCAAGAAGAACTCGGATTGCGTGAAGGCCGCCGGTTCCGCAACGCCCTGAAACTCTCCGGCCTGCCCCACCACAAAACCCTCGACGAGTTCGACTTCGCCTTCCAACCCGGGCTGGACCCCCGCAAGATCCGCGACCTGGCCACCCTGGAGTTCATCCGGCAACGCTCCAACGTCGCCCTCCTCGGCCCACCCGGAGTCGGCAAGACCATGCTCGCCGTCGCCCTCGCCGTCACCGCCTGCCAAGCCGGGTTCTCGATCTACTTCACCACTCTCGACGACCTCGTCCGCCGCCTCCGCGCCGCCGAGGCCACCGGCCGGTTCAACCGACAACTCCAGGCCTATCTCCGACCCTCGGTACTTGTCTGCGACGAAGTGGGCTACCTGCCGCTGGACCGGACCGAAGCGAACATGGTCTTTCAGCTCGTCTCCCGCCGCTACGAACGCGGCACCATGATCATCACCTCGAATAAGAGCTTCACCGAATGGGGCCAAGTCCTCGGCGACGACGTCCTCGCCACCGCCATCCTCGACCGCCTCCTCCACCACTGCGACGTCATCACCATCAACGGCCCCAGCTACCGCCTCAAAGACCGCCTCACCCTGGTCACCGGAGGTG